The genomic interval CCGGGTTCCACCCGACCTGTCCGCAACGTGGCAACAAGCACCGTGCCGCCTCAACCCAGATAGCCCCGGAAGACGTTCAGCAGAATGATGAAGATCACCACCGGGCAGACGTATCGGATGAAAAACTGCCACACGCGCACCAGTCCGGGTCCTACCCGACTGCCCTGCCGCAACTCTTCGGCCGCCCGATCGGCGCCCCAGACCCACCCCACGAAGATACTGATCAGCAACGCCCCCAGCGCCAGTGCCAGGTTGCCCCAGATGGCGTCCATGATGCTCAGGAAGTCGTGCTGTCCGAGCAGGCCGTCCGCCCCGAACAACCAGTCCATGTTGCTCAGTCCCGCCACGGTGCCCTGGGACAGCGCCGAGGGCAATCCGATCAGGAACGTGAGCGCGCCTACCGTCCAGACCGACTTCTTCCGGCTCCAGCGCCGCTCGTCCACAAAGTAGGCGACCACCACTTCCAGCAGCGAAACGGTGGACGTCAGCGCGGCAATCGACAGCAGCAGGAAAAACAGGGCCCCGATCAGATTCCCCAGCGGCAGCGCCTGGAAGATCTCGGGCAGCACGATGAAGACCAGCGCCGGGCCACTGGCCGGATCGTGTCCCGTGGCAAAAACGGCCGGAAAGATCATAAAACCGGCCATCAGTGCGATGAGTGTGTCGAAAAGCGCCACGTAGGAGCCGGCCACTACCACGTCTTCATGCCGCGACAGGTAAGAACCATAGGTGATCATGGCGCCCATGCCCAGGCTCAGCGAGAAAAACGCCTGCCCGAGCGCCGCCACGACCACCTCGCCCGTCACCTTGGAAAAATCCGGCTTCAGGTAGAATGCCAGGCCCTTTTCGGCGCCGGGCAACGTCACCGAGCGCACGATCAGGACGATCATCAATCCAATCAGCAGCGGCATGAGCACCTTCGACCAGCGCTCGATCCCTTCCTCCACCCCGCCGAAAACCACCAGCATCGTCAGCCCCAGAAATAGCGCAAACAGTGGAATGACGATCCACGGGCTGGCGATGAAGTGCCCGAAGTCCAGGTGTGCAAACAGCAGGTTTTTGAAGATGTAGCCGAACGTCCAGCCCGCAATGACCGCATAGTAGCTCAGGATGAAGACGCCGGTCAGCACGCACAGGCCGCCCACGAGCACCCAGGGCGAGCCGGGGCGGATGGTCCGGATGGCGCCCAGCGGATTTTTCTGCGTGTGTCGTCCCAGCACCAGCTCGGCAAACAGATAGGGCAGGCAGACCAGCGCCACGCAGGCCAGATAAATCACAACAAATGCGGCCCCGCCGCTCTGACCGGTGACATAGGGGAAGCGCCAGATGTTGCCGAGCCCGACGGCCGAGCCGGCGGCCGCCAGAATGAAGCCCACGCGGGAGCCCCACTGGCCCCGCTCTGCACCCGGTGTGGCCATAGGCGTGCGTTCTGTCCGTTGCGTTACAGAATGAACACGGAACGGCGCCAATAACCGGTTTTAACGGCAAAAAATCAAGGCTCACATGCGAATCATGTGGGCCCCGTAGCGCATGGCAAGCGCTTCCTGCGCCTCCTGAATCATCGAAAAGACGATTTTGAGCATTTTGCGCTGCACGCCGCTGAGCTGCTCGGGCACGATGTGGTTATCGGGCGGCTGCCCCCCTTCGATCTGGCGCAGCTGATGATCCAGCCGCACCTCGGTCAGCAGGCGATAGGCTTCCTGCAGATTCTGGCAGGTCTGGCGAACCTCGGGGATCCGCTCGGCGGCCGCCTGGAGTCGGTCGAGCGTTCCGGTCGTGCGCAGGTAACCGGCTTCCAGCGCCAGAATTCGGGCCAGATCGACGATGGGCATCAGCCCGCGCAGCTTGATGTCGAAGCCGGGGCGCTGCTCGCCGGAACGATCCAGCACAAAACGTCGGAAAAACGAAAGCGGCGGCCGGTTGCGCAGCGCATTGCGCATCATGAACGGCAGAAAGCCACGTTCTTCCTGCAGCGCCTGTTGCAGATCGTCCTTGAGCTGCTCGACCAGCTCACCGGCGCCGTAGAGGGCCCGCAGGTCGAAAAAGATCGAAGCGTGCAACAGCGCCTTTTCGTCAGGTTCAAAGATCCAGCGCCGGAACGTGCGCTTCCATCCCCTGAGCGCCTGCCGCCATCGGGGATTGGAGGCCATCATGTCGGCCGGACAGCGCGGGAAGCCCACCTGCTCCAGCGCGTCGTTGGCCCGGCGCGCCAGCTCGCCGAACCACTCCTCGGCCCGACGTGCCCGCGTTTCGTCGTGCGGATCCGCATAGATGAGCGCGTTGTCCTGATCCGCCTTGAAACTCATTTCCCGGCGCCCTTCGCTGCCCAGCGCCATCCAGACCCACGGCAGCTCCGGCGTCTGGTCGGGCCGTTCTTCCCGCAGTTGCGCTTCGACAAGCTCCAGCACGCGCACCGCCACCCGGTCGCTCAGCTCCGTGCTGATGCGCAGCAGATCGACGGCCGGAACGCCCTGGTGCCGGAGCTGGCGCAACAGCACGAACGTCTCCTCACGCAGCGCTGCCAGCACGGTCAGCGAGTCGGCCTGCTCGATGCGCTTGATGGTAGCCACCGGGTCGTGCCCGCGGGCGTGCGCAATGTCCTGCCCGGAGATGACGCCCACCACCGGGCTGGCGGCCGTGCCGTCTTCAGTGAGCACCAGGTGATGAAACCCGTGCCGCGCCATCAGCACCAGCCCCTCCAGAATGGGGGCGTCGGCGGCAATCGTTACCGGCGGCGCACTCATCAGCGCCTCGACGGGCATGTCGGGCAGGCGCCCTTCGGCTACCACCTTGTCGCGCAGGTCGCTGTTGGTCAGAATACCCACAGGACGCCGATCGGCATCCATCACCAGAATGGAACCGATCCGCTCGGCCCGCATGATCCGGGCGGCTTCCTGCACCGGTGTTTCGGGCGCACATCCGACAGGTGGACGCCGGACCAGCGTTCGCAACGGCGTGTTCAGGAGCAGCGACGCCCCCACCGCATCGGCCTGCTCGCGACGTAGCCGTGCGGAAAACGCGGCCAGATCATTGTCAAAAAAAGCGGCAAAGGCACGATTGGAACGATACACCCGGAAAAAGGCCGCCTCCGGAATCAGCACGCACTGGGTGGGCTCGATGGCCCGCGCCTCGTAGGGCAGCGGTCCTTCGCGCAGCAATGCGTAGTGCCCGAACACGGCCCCCTCGTCGCAGCGGTCGATCAGCCGCCCGCTTTCGGTGTCCGTCAGCTGCACCGCTCCG from Rhodothermus marinus carries:
- a CDS encoding putative nucleotidyltransferase substrate binding domain-containing protein, giving the protein MEGETVSLDHLEELLDDSPPFNVLSGAERRQLFDEALLAFYEPGTEILAQGVVPAHPRYLYLVVSGAVQLTDTESGRLIDRCDEGAVFGHYALLREGPLPYEARAIEPTQCVLIPEAAFFRVYRSNRAFAAFFDNDLAAFSARLRREQADAVGASLLLNTPLRTLVRRPPVGCAPETPVQEAARIMRAERIGSILVMDADRRPVGILTNSDLRDKVVAEGRLPDMPVEALMSAPPVTIAADAPILEGLVLMARHGFHHLVLTEDGTAASPVVGVISGQDIAHARGHDPVATIKRIEQADSLTVLAALREETFVLLRQLRHQGVPAVDLLRISTELSDRVAVRVLELVEAQLREERPDQTPELPWVWMALGSEGRREMSFKADQDNALIYADPHDETRARRAEEWFGELARRANDALEQVGFPRCPADMMASNPRWRQALRGWKRTFRRWIFEPDEKALLHASIFFDLRALYGAGELVEQLKDDLQQALQEERGFLPFMMRNALRNRPPLSFFRRFVLDRSGEQRPGFDIKLRGLMPIVDLARILALEAGYLRTTGTLDRLQAAAERIPEVRQTCQNLQEAYRLLTEVRLDHQLRQIEGGQPPDNHIVPEQLSGVQRKMLKIVFSMIQEAQEALAMRYGAHMIRM
- a CDS encoding sodium-dependent transporter; this translates as MATPGAERGQWGSRVGFILAAAGSAVGLGNIWRFPYVTGQSGGAAFVVIYLACVALVCLPYLFAELVLGRHTQKNPLGAIRTIRPGSPWVLVGGLCVLTGVFILSYYAVIAGWTFGYIFKNLLFAHLDFGHFIASPWIVIPLFALFLGLTMLVVFGGVEEGIERWSKVLMPLLIGLMIVLIVRSVTLPGAEKGLAFYLKPDFSKVTGEVVVAALGQAFFSLSLGMGAMITYGSYLSRHEDVVVAGSYVALFDTLIALMAGFMIFPAVFATGHDPASGPALVFIVLPEIFQALPLGNLIGALFFLLLSIAALTSTVSLLEVVVAYFVDERRWSRKKSVWTVGALTFLIGLPSALSQGTVAGLSNMDWLFGADGLLGQHDFLSIMDAIWGNLALALGALLISIFVGWVWGADRAAEELRQGSRVGPGLVRVWQFFIRYVCPVVIFIILLNVFRGYLG